The following coding sequences lie in one Seriola aureovittata isolate HTS-2021-v1 ecotype China chromosome 5, ASM2101889v1, whole genome shotgun sequence genomic window:
- the LOC130169853 gene encoding arrestin domain-containing protein 3-like — protein sequence MTVKHLSVEYNKVNERGTFSPGDIITGRVIAVTNKETKVQCFLVRAKGKAEVTWHEQEGLTTVVHSDKKEYFYFEHIILQDKNKGDGSEIIGPGRNVYPFTFKIPNIVMPSSYEGKWGKITYSLRAQLTQSIWLVHKTKTEFPFLTKAEFPFASKSEMIIIGLKEQQCATRISFFGSGKVTMNVTSERMGVKQGEAIGVSVEVLNDSTRTLTPRFYLCEKQTFVAQSKRTVHSNDILFGTGDSVPAGTSQTITKVMSIPPQTPPTFFNCCMMKLEYRLKVTLDVPLARDSEIKLPLVILLGSPKPHQQKPKRSIWFRKLPG from the exons ATGACTGTAAAGCATCTCTCGGTGGAGTACAACAAGGTCAATGAACGAGGCACCTTCTCACCTGGGGATATTATCACTGGGAGAGTGATAGCGGTGACCAACAAGGAAACCAAAGTGCAGTGTTTTCTGGTCAGAGCCAAAGGAAAAGCCGAGGTGACATGGCATGAACAAGAAGGACTAACCACAGTGGTTCACAGCGACAAGAAggaatacttttattttgaacatattATTCTTCAGGataaaaacaaaggagatg GTTCAGAAATCATCGGCCCTGGGAGAAATGTGTATCCATTCACCTTTAAGATTCCCAATAT AGTTATGCCCTCATCTTATGAGGGGAAATGGGGCAAGATTACATACAGTTTGCGAGCACAGTTGACTCAGTCAATCTGGCTTGTCCACAAAACCAAGACTGAGTTCCCTTTCCTGACCAAGGCTGAGTTCCCCTTTGCCTCCAAATCAGAAATGATAATAATTGGACTTAAG GAGCAACAATGTGCGACCAGGATTTCATTTTTTGGCTCTGGAAAAGTGACTATGAATGTTACCTCAGAAAGAATGGGAGTGAAGCAAG GTGAGGCAATAGGAGTCTCTGTAGAAGTTCTCAATGACTCGACGCGCACATTAACACCCAGATTCTACCTGTGTGAGAAGCAGACCTTTGTTGCTCAGTCAAAGAGGACAGTGCACTCAAATGACATCCTGTTTGGAACGGGAGACTCTGTTCCAGCTGGGACCAGTCAAACGATAACCAAAGTGATGAGTATCCCTCCACAGACCCCCCCTACCTTCTTCAACTGCTGCATGATGAAGCTGGAGTACAGACTCAAG gTCACCCTTGATGTCCCGCTGGCAAGAGACTCAGAGATCAAACTTCCTCTCGTCATTCTGTTGGGCTCACCAAAACCACATCAGCAAAAACCAAAGAGATCCATCTGGTTTAGAAAGCTCCCTGGATAA
- the LOC130169732 gene encoding arrestin domain-containing protein 3-like codes for MKNLLIEYDAINSENTFTNGDTINGRIIVEVSKETKIQSLIFVAKGKARVCWHEHYGQHQHHVYWSDEKYYEVKHHILREARQDGTEVIGKGRHVFPFSFKIPDRKIPSSFKASIGKIVHKLRAELKQSMKLTKTAKVHFTFVSKADMDIPGLMEPQYGSKDKSVKLFGSGNVSMDVHTKRMGYKQGEVFQVIVEISNRSSRTVKPKFMLYEKRSFFAQGRRRVCTNEILKEKIEAVASSSKETVTKVISIPRELAPSILNCSIIKLEYRLKIQLDIKCAIDPQIKLPIVVLPEVPVLKQLPAPAGFAFEAFGNPNQPTWSTMPQQAGAQPVDLPPPYGAHALYPSFTDSEKNNTAW; via the exons ATGAAAAACCTCTTAATTGAATACGATGCCATCAACAGCGAGAACACCTTCACAAATGGAGATACCATCAATGGAAGAATCATTGTGGAGGTTTCTAAAGAAACTAAAATCCAATCACTTATTTTTGTGGCAAAAGGAAAAGCTCGGGTTTGCTGGCATGAACATTACggacaacatcaacatcatgtTTACTGGTCTGATGAGAAATATTATGAAGTCAAACATCATATCTTGAGGGAAGCGAGACAAGATG GCACTGAAGTCATTGGTAAAGGAAGACACGTATTTCCCTTTTCCTTCAAGATTCCTGACAG AAAAATCCCATCATCCTTCAAAGCCTCCATAGGCAAAATTGTTCACAAGTTGAGGGCAGAGCTTAAACAATCAATGAAGCTGACAAAAACAGCCAAAGTCCACTTCACATTTGTCTCCAAAGCAGATATGGATATTCCTGGGCTTATG GAGCCTCAGTATGGCAGCAAGGACAAATCTGTCAAACTTTTTGGCTCAGGAAATGTTTCAATGGATGTTCACACCAAGCGGATGGGATACAAGCAAG GTGAGGTATTTCAAGTCATAGTTGAAATCAGCAATCGCTCAAGCCGTACAGTGAAGCCCAAGTTCATGCTGTATGAGAAAAGGAGTTTCTTTGCCCAGGGTCGCAGGAGAGTTTGCACAAACGAGATCCTTAAGGAGAAGATTGAGGCTGTTGCATCCTCTAGCAAAGAGACTGTGACCAAGGTGATCTCCATCCCCAGAGAACTAGCTCCCTCCATCTTGAACTGCTCCATCATCAAGCTGGAGTACAGGCTGAAG ATCCAGCTGGATATCAAATGTGCTATTGACCCTCAGATCAAACTCCCTATAGTTGTCCTGCCTGAGGTTCCTGTTTTGAAACAACTACCTGCTCCTGCTGGCTTTGCATTTGAAGCATTTGGGAACCCAAACCAACCGACCTGGAGCACCATGCCACAGCAAGCAGGAGCCCAACCTGTGGATCTCCCACCTCCCTATGGAGCACATGCACTGTATCCCTCCTTTACTgattctgaaaaaaataacactgcaTGGTAA
- the LOC130169239 gene encoding arrestin domain-containing protein 3-like codes for MLASLAWRKVKNNLAKNNLPCAVFTVKNFKVTYNSINGKDIFTNGDWVTGQVTLEVAKDCQINHLFIKFKGKAEMNWTERQGYGTVVYHSKQKYFSLKHYFIRDKTLTDIFPPLSPWVALFCPLASVDALLCPCCPSLFPGCFPSCPLAPVLLVAQFHSCGFVPGRHVYPFKFQIPLQDVPCSFTGSNADHVSVPGIKTHQHKIMEKKFNLFTSGAVTMTADIEKTVFFQGEGLKVVVRIINKSSREIKPKYCVYRKHSFFANGERRLETKDILKEVGTAITPSASKKVTRVITIPHDMEPSILNCNIIKVEYRLRVYLDVKYALDPEIKFPIIIMPASQVPAVVPPPAATTAAAAAAAASSDSGLEPFGKTNPPAAPQPFDPPPPYEAHGLYPPLTDFGNISEK; via the exons TGCCAtgtgctgtgtttactgtgaaGAACTTCAAAGTCACCTATAACTCCATTAATGGGAAAGACATTTTTACCAATGGCGACTGGGTTACTGGTCAGGTCACTCTGGAGGTGGCCAAAGACTGCCAGATAAACCACCTGTTCATAAAGTTCAAAGGGAAAGCTGAGATGAACTGGACAGAGAGGCAAGGCTATGGTACTGTTGTTTACCACTCCAAGCAGAAGTACTTCAGCCTGAAACATTACTTCATCCGAGATAAAACTCTCACAG ACATTTTTCCCCCCTTGTCTCCCTGGGTCGCCCTGTTTTGCCCCTTAGCATCGGTGGATGCTCTGCTCTGCCCCTGTTGTCCCAGTCTCTTTCCCGGTTGCTTTCCCTCCTGTCCACTGGCCCCTGTTCTGTTGGTTGCCCAGTTTC ACAGCTGTGGTTTTGTCCCAGGACGCCATGTCTACCCATTCAAATTTCAGATCCCTTTACA GGATGTGCCCTGCTCCTTCACTGGTTCCAATG CGGACCATGTCAGTGTCCCTGGGATAAAG ACACATCAGCACAAAATTATGGAGAAGAAATTTAACCTTTTCACCTCAGGCGCAGTAACCATGACTGCAGACATTGAAAAAACAGTATTCTTTCAAG gagAAGGATTAAAGGTTGTTGTCCGCATTATCAACAAGTCCTCTCGTGAAATCAAGCCCAAGTACTGTGTGTACAGAAAGCACAGCTTCTTCGCAAATGGGGAAAGAAGACTTGAAACTAAAGATATCTTGAAAGAGGTGGGAACAGCCATCACTCCTTCTGCTTCGAAAAAGGTCACAAGGGTCATCACCATCCCCCATGATATGGAGCCCTCCATCCTCAACTGCAACATCATCAAAGTAGAGTACAGACTCAGG GTCTACCTTGATGTCAAATATGCTTTAGACCCAGAGATCAAATTTCCCATAATCATCATGCCAGCCTCTCAGGTTCCTGCTGTGGTACCACCAcctgctgctactactgccgccgctgctgctgctgccgcctctTCTGACTCTGGATTGGAACCATTCGGGAAGACAAACCCACCAGCAGCACCCCAGCCTTttgacccccctcctccctatGAAGCTCATGGGCTGTATCCTCCTTTGACAGATTTTGGCAACATTTCAGAGAAATGA